In Carettochelys insculpta isolate YL-2023 chromosome 25, ASM3395843v1, whole genome shotgun sequence, one DNA window encodes the following:
- the TIRAP gene encoding toll/interleukin-1 receptor domain-containing adapter protein isoform X1 — protein MAPASQRHVSGPDPPDPPPEAGTPPSYRTGHGPPGAVPRRHPTRGGAGIGSLPAAPCSVRGGTGPGTGPDRAPLWPLPAARPGSAAPGQAEEAPPGGAGRAAGRSGVKTHMGTSHLTVTSDMAGWLRRLLQKPKPSASSPESGVSAVLKQPCSFSSSSSSSSSEMTASSSACRSVGSLGQLPSAPQVSISSSGSPRWAKSYDVCICHSEGDLEFAEEMVSYLESQPEDIRCFLQLRDAMPGGAITTELCHAVHNSHCWVLLITPSFLKDSWCRYQMHQALAEAPMANGRAIPVLKGIGRRDYPQELRPAGALSKHHEPNRVTGALHGKRAPGESRFQQRGNGTRISTAGFQSLWSCLI, from the exons ATGGCCCCGGCTAGTCAAAGGCACGTGTCCGGGCCGGACCCGCCGGATCCACCCCCGGAGGCGGGGACCCCGCCGAGCTACCGAACAGGCCACGGTCCGCCAGGGGCGGTGCCTCGCCGACATCCAACCCGCGGCGGGGCGGGGATCGGATCCCTCCCGGCTGCCCCCTGCTCCGTGCGGGGAGGGACGGGCCCCGGCACAGGGCCCGATCGAGCCCCGCTCTGGCCTCTCCCAGCGGCGCGCCCGGGCAGCGCGGCGCCGGGCCAGGCGGAGGAGGCGCCCCCTGGCGGCGCGGGACGGGCGGCGGGGAGGAGCGGG GTCAAGACTCACATGGGCACTTCTCATCTGACAGTTACCTCTGACATGGCTG GGTGGCTCAGGCGGCTCCTGCAGAAACCCAAGCCAAGTGCCAGCTCCCCAGAAAGTGGCGTGAGTGCTGTCCTCAAACAGCCatgctccttctcttcctcttcctcttcctcctcctcagagaTGACTGCCAGTTCTTCGGCCTGCAGGTCAGTGGGCAGCCTAGGACAGCTGCCTTCTGCCCCCCAGGTGAGCATCAGCAGCTCGGGGAGTCCCCGCTGGGCCAAGAGCTACGATGTCTGTATCTGCCACAGCGAGGGGGACTTGGAGTTTGCCGAGGAGATGGTCTCCTACCTGGAGAGCCAGCCCGAGGACATTCGGTGCTTCCTGCAGTTGCGGGATGCCATGCCTGGTGGTGCTATCACCACAGAGCTCTGCCATGCTGTACACAACAGCCACTGCTGGGTCTTGCTGATAACCCCCAGCTTCCTCAAGGATTCCTGGTGCAGGTACCAGATGCATCAGGCACTGGCAGAAGCGCCAATGGCCAACGGGCGTGCTATTCCTGTGCTGAAGGGCATTGGCCGGCGAGACTATCCCCAGGAACTGAG ACCTGCGGGAGCTCTGTCAAAGCACCACGAGCCAAACAGAGTGACTGGAGCCCTGCATGGGAAGCGAGCACCTGGAGAAAGCAGGTTCCAGCAACGGGGAAATGGAACGAGAATCTCCACTGCTGGTTTCCAGAGTCTCTGGAGCTGCCTCATTTGA
- the TIRAP gene encoding toll/interleukin-1 receptor domain-containing adapter protein isoform X2, which produces MAPASQRHVSGPDPPDPPPEAGTPPSYRTGHGPPGAVPRRHPTRGGAGIGSLPAAPCSVRGGTGPGTGPDRAPLWPLPAARPGSAAPGQAEEAPPGGAGRAAGRSGVKTHMGTSHLTVTSDMAGWLRRLLQKPKPSASSPESGVSAVLKQPCSFSSSSSSSSSEMTASSSACRSVGSLGQLPSAPQVSISSSGSPRWAKSYDVCICHSEGDLEFAEEMVSYLESQPEDIRCFLQLRDAMPGGAITTELCHAVHNSHCWVLLITPSFLKDSWCRYQMHQALAEAPMANGRAIPVLKGIGRRDYPQELRCVYYISVTSQENGFRQIKDAVLHYLRELCQSTTSQTE; this is translated from the exons ATGGCCCCGGCTAGTCAAAGGCACGTGTCCGGGCCGGACCCGCCGGATCCACCCCCGGAGGCGGGGACCCCGCCGAGCTACCGAACAGGCCACGGTCCGCCAGGGGCGGTGCCTCGCCGACATCCAACCCGCGGCGGGGCGGGGATCGGATCCCTCCCGGCTGCCCCCTGCTCCGTGCGGGGAGGGACGGGCCCCGGCACAGGGCCCGATCGAGCCCCGCTCTGGCCTCTCCCAGCGGCGCGCCCGGGCAGCGCGGCGCCGGGCCAGGCGGAGGAGGCGCCCCCTGGCGGCGCGGGACGGGCGGCGGGGAGGAGCGGG GTCAAGACTCACATGGGCACTTCTCATCTGACAGTTACCTCTGACATGGCTG GGTGGCTCAGGCGGCTCCTGCAGAAACCCAAGCCAAGTGCCAGCTCCCCAGAAAGTGGCGTGAGTGCTGTCCTCAAACAGCCatgctccttctcttcctcttcctcttcctcctcctcagagaTGACTGCCAGTTCTTCGGCCTGCAGGTCAGTGGGCAGCCTAGGACAGCTGCCTTCTGCCCCCCAGGTGAGCATCAGCAGCTCGGGGAGTCCCCGCTGGGCCAAGAGCTACGATGTCTGTATCTGCCACAGCGAGGGGGACTTGGAGTTTGCCGAGGAGATGGTCTCCTACCTGGAGAGCCAGCCCGAGGACATTCGGTGCTTCCTGCAGTTGCGGGATGCCATGCCTGGTGGTGCTATCACCACAGAGCTCTGCCATGCTGTACACAACAGCCACTGCTGGGTCTTGCTGATAACCCCCAGCTTCCTCAAGGATTCCTGGTGCAGGTACCAGATGCATCAGGCACTGGCAGAAGCGCCAATGGCCAACGGGCGTGCTATTCCTGTGCTGAAGGGCATTGGCCGGCGAGACTATCCCCAGGAACTGAGGTGTGTCTATTACATTAGTGTGACGTCCCAGGAGAATGGCTTCAGGCAGATTAAAGACGCAGTCCTTCACT ACCTGCGGGAGCTCTGTCAAAGCACCACGAGCCAAACAGAGTGA
- the LOC142001679 gene encoding cryptochrome-2-like isoform X1 yields MKHCSIHWFRKGLRLHDNPALLAALADCHQLYPIFILDPWFPKNMRVSVNRWRFLVESLRDLDESLRKLNSRLFVVRGCPMEVFPGLFKEWKVTRLTFEIDTEPYSKQRDTEVVRLAAEHGIEVIQKVSNTLYDTDRIIAENNDKVPLTYARLQMLLEALGPPKQPVPAPTLESLKDCCTPCKDNHDAEYGIPTLEELGQDPKQAGPRLYPGGESEALGRLDLHMNRTAWVCNFQKPQTEPNSLSPSTTVLSPYLKFGCLSVRTFWWRLAETYQGRKHSSPPVSLHGQLLWREFFYTVGAGIPNFHKMEGNPICVQVDWDHNLEYLQAWSEGQTGYPFIDAIMTQLRTEGWIHHLARHAVACFLTRGDLWISWEEGQKVFEELLLDADWFLNAGNWQWLSASAFFHQFFRVYSPIAFGKKTDKGGEYIKKYLPFLRKFPAEYIYEPWKAPRRVQEQAGCVIGRDYPKPIVVHEVVRKRNMERMKAAYARRAASSGAHPEGGVGKKGAEQGLPVARSVAKVLTKKRKKKSS; encoded by the exons ATGAAGCACTGCTCCATCCACTGGTTTCGTAAGGGCCTTCGCCTTCATGACaaccctgccctgctggcagcgCTGGCGGACTGCCACCAGCTCTATCCCATCTTCATCCTCGACCCCTGGTTCCCAAAGAACATGCGTGTCAGTGTCAACCGCTGGAGATTCCTGGTCGAGTCCCTGAGAGATCTGGACGAGAGCCTCAGGAAACTGAACTCAAG GCTGTTTGTGGTGCGTGGCTGCCCAATGGAGGTATTCCCAGGCCTCTTTAAAGAGTGGAAGGTGACACGGCTGACGTTTGAGATAGACACGGAGCCCTACTCCAAGCAGCGAGATACAGAGGTGGTGAGGCTGGCAGCTGAACATGGCATTGAGGTTATTCAGAAGGTGTCCAACACTTTGTATGACACTGACAG AATAATTGCTGAGAACAATGACAAGGTGCCTCTGACCTATGCGCGGCTACAGATGCTCCTGGAGGCACTGGGACCCCCGAAGCAGCCTGTGCCAGCTCCCACTCTGGAAAGCCTAAAGG ATTGCTGCACCCCCTGCAAAGACAACCACGATGCTGAGTACGGGATCCCAACGCTGGAGGagctgggtcaggaccccaagcAAGCAGGTCCTCGCCTGTACCCAGGAGGAGAGTCGGAGGCCCTTGGCAGGCTTGACTTGCACATGAACAGGACG GCCTGGGTGTGTAATTTCCAGAAGCCCCAGACTGAACCCAACTCCCTGAGCCCAAGCACCACCGTGCTGAGCCCTTACCTCAAGTTCGGATGCTTGTCAGTGCGAACTTTCTGGTGGAGATTGGCTGAAACCTACCAGGGG AGGAAACACTCCAGTCCACCAGTCTCTCTGCATGGGCAGCTCTTGTGGAGGGAGTTCTTCTACACGGTGGGAGCTGGGATCCCCAACTTCCACAAGATGGAAGGCAACCCCATCTGCGTGCAGGTGGACTGGGATCACAATCTGGAGTACCTCCAAGCCTGGAGCGAG GGGCAGACAGGCTATCCATTTATAGATGCCATCATGACTCAGCTGCGCACAGAAGGCTGGATCCACCACCTGGCCCGGCATGCTGTGGCTTGCTTCCTGACTCGAGGAGACCTGTGGATATCCTGGGAGGAAGGGCAAAAG gtcTTCGAGGAATTGTTGCTGGATGCCGACTGGTTCCTGAACGCTGGTAACTGGCAGTGGCTGTCAGCGAGCGCCTTCTTCCACCAGTTCTTCCGTGTCTACTCGCCCATCGCCTTCGGCAAGAAGACGGACAAGGGCGGAGAGTATATCAA gaaGTACCTCCCCTTCCTGCGGAAGTTCCCAGCTGAGTACATCTACGAGCCCTGGAAGGCGCCACGCcgtgtgcaggagcaggcaggctgtGTGATTGGCCGTGATTACCCCAAGCCCATTGTGGTGCACGAGGTGGTGAGGAAGAGGAACATGGAACGCATGAAGGCAGCCTATGCACGGAgagcagccagcagtggggcccACCCCGAGGGAGGGGTTGGCAAGAAAG GTGCCGAACAGGGGCTCCCGGTGGCTCGGTCTGTGGCCAAAGTGCTGACAAAGAAgcggaagaagaaaagcagctga
- the LOC142001679 gene encoding cryptochrome-1-like isoform X2, protein MKHCSIHWFRKGLRLHDNPALLAALADCHQLYPIFILDPWFPKNMRVSVNRWRFLVESLRDLDESLRKLNSRIIAENNDKVPLTYARLQMLLEALGPPKQPVPAPTLESLKDCCTPCKDNHDAEYGIPTLEELGQDPKQAGPRLYPGGESEALGRLDLHMNRTAWVCNFQKPQTEPNSLSPSTTVLSPYLKFGCLSVRTFWWRLAETYQGRKHSSPPVSLHGQLLWREFFYTVGAGIPNFHKMEGNPICVQVDWDHNLEYLQAWSEGQTGYPFIDAIMTQLRTEGWIHHLARHAVACFLTRGDLWISWEEGQKVFEELLLDADWFLNAGNWQWLSASAFFHQFFRVYSPIAFGKKTDKGGEYIKKYLPFLRKFPAEYIYEPWKAPRRVQEQAGCVIGRDYPKPIVVHEVVRKRNMERMKAAYARRAASSGAHPEGGVGKKGAEQGLPVARSVAKVLTKKRKKKSS, encoded by the exons ATGAAGCACTGCTCCATCCACTGGTTTCGTAAGGGCCTTCGCCTTCATGACaaccctgccctgctggcagcgCTGGCGGACTGCCACCAGCTCTATCCCATCTTCATCCTCGACCCCTGGTTCCCAAAGAACATGCGTGTCAGTGTCAACCGCTGGAGATTCCTGGTCGAGTCCCTGAGAGATCTGGACGAGAGCCTCAGGAAACTGAACTCAAG AATAATTGCTGAGAACAATGACAAGGTGCCTCTGACCTATGCGCGGCTACAGATGCTCCTGGAGGCACTGGGACCCCCGAAGCAGCCTGTGCCAGCTCCCACTCTGGAAAGCCTAAAGG ATTGCTGCACCCCCTGCAAAGACAACCACGATGCTGAGTACGGGATCCCAACGCTGGAGGagctgggtcaggaccccaagcAAGCAGGTCCTCGCCTGTACCCAGGAGGAGAGTCGGAGGCCCTTGGCAGGCTTGACTTGCACATGAACAGGACG GCCTGGGTGTGTAATTTCCAGAAGCCCCAGACTGAACCCAACTCCCTGAGCCCAAGCACCACCGTGCTGAGCCCTTACCTCAAGTTCGGATGCTTGTCAGTGCGAACTTTCTGGTGGAGATTGGCTGAAACCTACCAGGGG AGGAAACACTCCAGTCCACCAGTCTCTCTGCATGGGCAGCTCTTGTGGAGGGAGTTCTTCTACACGGTGGGAGCTGGGATCCCCAACTTCCACAAGATGGAAGGCAACCCCATCTGCGTGCAGGTGGACTGGGATCACAATCTGGAGTACCTCCAAGCCTGGAGCGAG GGGCAGACAGGCTATCCATTTATAGATGCCATCATGACTCAGCTGCGCACAGAAGGCTGGATCCACCACCTGGCCCGGCATGCTGTGGCTTGCTTCCTGACTCGAGGAGACCTGTGGATATCCTGGGAGGAAGGGCAAAAG gtcTTCGAGGAATTGTTGCTGGATGCCGACTGGTTCCTGAACGCTGGTAACTGGCAGTGGCTGTCAGCGAGCGCCTTCTTCCACCAGTTCTTCCGTGTCTACTCGCCCATCGCCTTCGGCAAGAAGACGGACAAGGGCGGAGAGTATATCAA gaaGTACCTCCCCTTCCTGCGGAAGTTCCCAGCTGAGTACATCTACGAGCCCTGGAAGGCGCCACGCcgtgtgcaggagcaggcaggctgtGTGATTGGCCGTGATTACCCCAAGCCCATTGTGGTGCACGAGGTGGTGAGGAAGAGGAACATGGAACGCATGAAGGCAGCCTATGCACGGAgagcagccagcagtggggcccACCCCGAGGGAGGGGTTGGCAAGAAAG GTGCCGAACAGGGGCTCCCGGTGGCTCGGTCTGTGGCCAAAGTGCTGACAAAGAAgcggaagaagaaaagcagctga